ATGTCGCCTCACTCGGCTGCTACCGTCGCTcgtcgccgcctccgcctcctcaCTATTTGCTGATCTCTTCCCTCGTGAATCTCAGGCGACCTCCGATTACTGCACCCTCCAAAATGAGGTCTCAGCCtcaaattagagagagagagaagcgttGGCAGATGCGACATGCAATAGGGTCGCATGGCTAGGACGGAGGTCGGCGGCAACGGTGGAGGAAGTTTCTGAGTGCAATATGCAGTGCAGAGGCCCGTGGGAGAGAAGGGCGGTATtggtaaaagaagaaaaggaaactgaagagagaaggaaagaaatgaaagaaacgATGGGGGAAGTATCAggacaaaattttgatgaaaatcatTGTCAAAGGCAAATGAAAACCAAGGAAGATATAGGAAAAAAGAATGTACCTAAGCTGAATCAGATATTTTACAGACCCATTTTATGTATCATATGATTAATATAACTAAACACAATACAAGATATATGCGAGAGTTGATACGTAATATAGGTAGTACTATTCCAATGCCAAGGGATTGCTCAATTGATTAAAATGCTTGTGCTCCACGCTCAAAACTCGGGTTGCAAACACGATAATTACACATTCTCTTGAAACCATTATCAAGGATATGGACCTATGTATTTCCGATCAACTATGTGTATTGGGTACTTAAAGAATCTTCAACACCCTATTGTCAACCAAAACAGATACTTTTGCTGTCTCTTGATGTGTAATCCActtgaattagcaaaatgtgCTTACATTTATTTTAGCTCCTGACATATCCATAAGCATTGCTTAAATAATCATTAGGCatattcaaaagtttaaatattAGTCAACCTAGGAGGATGATTTGAAACGACCCATGATCAATATTCATATCGTTGAAAGTACAAGCTAAAAAGCTCAAAAACTTCCTACACGCCCCTAATAATTTCTGTGTTGTTTATCAGAAAATGAGACAAGTAGCAGAATTGCCTCTCGAACTTGTCTGACGTAATCGACAGGATTTTTTGTTTCGAGAGGAAGTTACGCTTTCCTAGTTTTTTGATTTCGCACCAACAACAAAGCAATGACAgcatttgtcttcttcttcgccaTATTTCGTCAAAACAGGACGAAAAACATGCAAGATATCGGTCTCTATTATCACGCAACTAACAAAGATGACCAAATTTCGGAACCCGAAGTTCATAGATAATTACATATCTGATGCAATCGTATCGAGCACGAACGATGTTACCTTCTTTTTCCCGAAAAGTGGCTCACGCGGTCGGAGGGGGAGAACATGATGAGGGCGATGTCGATGTCGCAGAGGACGGAGAGCTCGTAGGCCTTCTTGATGAGCCCATTCCTGCGCTTCGAGAACGTCACTTGACGGTTCGTGATGTTCTCTATCCTCCTTATCTCTAGCTTGACGCGACCCATCTTTAATTCGTCACCGACGTCGTCTATCCCCCTAAGGAGCGGTGGAATGTTGCATCTGAGAGCTTCCAAATCCCCTCCTATTCTCAAGCTCCACGAAAGTGCACCATTCCCGGAAGATGTAATGCCAGGACAAGGAGGCCTTGAACGGAGGATTTgtctttgagagagagagagagagagagagagagagagagagatggttatGAGTTAATGGGAGGAAAGAGATGGAAGGGAGAGAATGGGGGGATTTATAAGAGGAAGGGAGGGCCGAGTCATAAGGGGTGACAGATTTTGGTTCAGCTGATTTGGGTTTCTTTCCATCAAGTCACCAGTTCATCTTTTGGACAAGGAAGTTTTGGTTGGGCAAGgccccctttttttccttcctttttttttaattattatcaacaaaaataatttatctttGTTTCATCTTATCttgataattcaaaaaagaaaaattacttttgGCTTTGGGCTAACATAAAGGAATTATATATATGAATTCCCAAGAAATTTTATGCTAAAAAATACATGATTTAAAAATGGGTATAAATTAATTGGCTAGTTATACCGGCCAAAGAAGactttggaaattaaaaatatttatataatttttcaaaggtTTGAGATTTCGAAGTGAGATCTCAATTACGAAGAGGGAAAGAATAGGGAAAGTTTGAAATTCCTAAGAGTGAAATCTCAATTACTAAGAGGGAAAAGATTAGGGAAAGTGAATGTCATTCTAACACACTAAACAATAAAAGCCCAATCCATACGTCTATCTTTTAAATAATAACTTTGCCTAATGTGAAGAgaatatgatttttcaaaaataggtCCAATGGTCTGTTGAGATTTTCAAACCATGAATGATATATAGACTACCAAAGTGGCGAACCTAGTGGGAAAGATTGGATTTGAACGTGGAACCTTGCAATAATGTTTAGAGAGTCGCTAGTGCTAATCGCCCATTTtcacccttttttttatttagaagaagaagaagaagaaaccacaTATGTAAGTATGTGACGTGGTTTAATCGAGTTCCTCACTTGCCCaaaatcgaagaagaagaagaagaagaagaagaagaaaccacaTATGTAAGTATGTGACGTGGTTTAATCGAGTTCCTCACTTGCCCaaaatcgaagaagaagaagaagaagaagaagaagaagaagaaaccacaTATGTAAGTATGTGACGTGGTTTAATCGAGTTCCTCACTTGCCCAAAATCAAATGTTATTGATTTATAATCTACCTGAGGATCTTAACTTGGTCAACTGATTTAAAATATCAGGCAGCCCaatcttcattttccatgacatgatcCCGCACCATATAAAATTTTGTCACTTCATCgacatattaaataaaaaaaaaaattagcactctgttaatttcgtgaaaaatgaaaaaattattatcctTAGTTTAGAGGTTGTAATTAATGAGAGATCTGATATTGCAAGAGTCAGTGGACTGAGTGTGAAATTTAAGAACAATGCTGTTAGGGGAAGGCCTAGTCTTTTTGCTTAGAACATAAATAGGGGTTTGGAAAGATCCAAATTCAATACCTCTTGTTCTaatatcatgtaaaattttgtaGAAGACCATTACCAgatattctaaaagtttaacattttagataaaaatgtgatttaatatttaagtatTTTATCCCTGAGAAATCAGAATTTAATGTAGTAAAGCAATGtgacaaaaaattcaaatgataacGAAACgttggttttccttttttggtcggaaatgtTGGTTTTCTCGACAAGCTGGATTTATTGGGGCCCAATTCAGACCCGGTCGGTCTTTCGGCCCATCTTGGattcttttcgtttttcttttttgggcttcAACGTGAGAAGCCCAAGCTGGCGTATACCAgcccaaaaatcatttcacaaaATTACGAAGATCCAACATTATGGAAATAAGGTAAGGAATAAATCATTTGTCCATGAGAAACCCAAAAAAGGAAGTTgaaattaataatgaaacatCTAAAAGGCCGAAATCCTGAAAGATTGGTCGAAAAATCGAGAATTGGACTTTTCAGGCTCATAACGAGCTTCCAAATTAGTACAAggtctgaccaaaaaaaaaaaaaaaaatatagtaaaaGTACAAGGTCCCCAGTAACTGAGTTTGAATAATTCTAAATTCGAATGTCGCCCAAGTGAATGTAATCCAAAATTTCAGAGTAATTTCATACTAATTATTTGATCATTTCATTTTTGAGTCTTGGAACTTGATAAGCCTTGAATATTAATTCCGGCAGTACGTGAATAtgtagttttaaaaaaattgggcTCTGGGCCCAAACTTCCCCTACCTGGACCGATCCAATCGGATCTTgttccttttttctcctttttttccctctttttgatTGAGGAATAAGTGTTATTTCCCTTTTAGATCCATCTCTCACGAATCACCGTTGATAAGGTTGAGCAACTTGGGTTATTCATGATTAATTCAGGGCAATCTATAATTAAGTCGATAGCGGGCCAGTTATCAAACCCGAAAGCATATTTGCAAAGGAAGAGCCCAATTCGGCTTTAGCAATTGCAAAACTAATGGAATGTAATGTAATCCTTGAATTTTAACCCAATATACAATGTGGTCCATaaattttgatacatgttcaatccAATCTCTAGACTATATTGTCCCATGaccttgaattaatgaaataataacATCTAACATTATCTTAAacatatatcaaaattttagagataatattattcaaattaaagTTCAAGACAACATTGCACGTTGAGTTAACATTTACAGaccacattgcatattaggcaattcaagaattatttgtgttattattgattgtcaaaaggaaaaagtgagTGTCATGAGGTACTACCACTTTTGGGGGGTTCGTATTGTTCTGGGTGCTTCAGCTATGGTATATTACTGTGTGTCGGACATTCATCATGTAGAGTTCCAGCTCACCTAGGTCTAGAAGTCGCCTGAGAAGTATCCCGATCCATAAATTATTAGGTCCATTTACTACAACTGATGTATGGACCTACGCAACCGATGCCATGTCGCTACTGCATCTtgacaaatcattgattaatTGGATTTTAAAGGAATTAGGGTCATGGCAAAATTTCAGAGTTCGACATACTTTTTGAGTAATTTGTGAGTAAAAACTCACCCCAAATGGTTATCACAAGGAGTAgctaaattttagttttttctctttcccggtTGACCCACGTAGATTGGGTTGAGCCATCACGGATGGTATTAAAACAAGGTGTCTAGTTGATGTGTGGTCAAGGATGGACTAGGCCCTTAGTAAGTTTGATAAAGGCAAGGACTCATCGCCAGGGTGAATAGGCTTAGCTGGATGTGGTTCATGGCAGATTTATGGAATGGAAATGAATCGAATTACTCATCTAATTGAGGGGGTAAGATCAGGTGATGTGGATCTACACCGACAAAAAAATGGCACCACTTTAGGTAGGGAGTTTATAACAGTGCCCTAAGTCCCATGTTGGACGGAGGAGATTTAGTGAAGTGCTTCACGGGGTCCTGATTAGTCATTATCTTGAGCATACACGCTAGGATATTCCTTTTCAGAGCTATCAGGAATAACCACTCTTTTCTTTCGTGAGTTTCCGTCGCTAGACCCTCCAATCTcgcatgaaaagaaaaaaggagcgACTTTGCCCCCACTTCCATGGCACTTGCTTGACATCTGTAGAAAAATGGCTGGAGTCGATAATTTTTACGGACCGACCAAGATCACGTTCCAGTGAGTCAATTGGTTCCCCCTCCCCCACCCTCACGAAGCAAAAAGTCAGATAAAATAAGATGAAATCCGAGGAGATTATGTCTAACCCCAACTTGTAATCTACGCCGtcgattaaattaatatcttcaCTTCTTTGAGGTGCGTAGTTGCCGGTTAGGCCCATTTGGAAAAAGTTGCGTCGATCACGTAAAAGAAATCGCGGACGATCATGCAGAATAAAGGTCAATCGAACGTAAACATCTGGACTCAACGGCACCTGTCCTAAGATAATAACAACAACCCCCACTGAACTTACGGATAGATTTCGTGTGACGCGGTCCCGATCTTGCGCTGATACATGGTCGCACCACAGAATAATATCCACCACTACTTCCTAAATTCGTCGTTAAAAAACCTTCAATTGTGATGTTGCAATCTTTTCAAAAGGGCGAGTTCTTCCTAAAAGCATTACAACGTTTGATCTCGTGAATCTCCTGTGGCCGATATATGAATCCcacatattataaaaaaaactgCGATGCACTCAATCTACTGAACTCAAATCCAGAGAAGAAAATCCGTTGCTCTACCGATGGACTCGGTCCGCGGTGGGGTGTTAAAGAAAAGTTTCGTCCATTGAAGTGGCCAAAAATCATCATATCTGGATTCGTTACTGTCGGTTTACAACACACTTCATACCCGGAAACACTTTCAAGATAATTACGACAAGCTAAGCGACGTCTTGGACAGTATACATATGCACGCGCGTAATTACATGATGGAGCAGGCGTTCGGGTTGTCGTCGCTGAACATGATGGTGTAGTGGTCGTCGACGGTGGACTCGGTGATGGTGGCGGTGACGGGGACGTCGCGGACGTGGTTGGCGGGGGCCTTCTTGTCGTAGGCCTGAGAGACGTAGGGGTTAGCCACCAGGGTGTAGGGGACGTACGGCCACGGCTCCACCTTCTTCTTGGTGGCCTTGGCCGCCTTCAACACCCTCTTCTGGTCGACGTACCCAATCACCGTCACCTTCTGCTGCTTCAGGTCCACCTCCACCGATTTAGCACCTGCATCAGACGTTCCCAAGATTCGTGAGAAACACAGcttcgtgataaaaaaaaaaaacgcgaaCGGATCGAAGTAGCTAATGATAATTCGACCAAGAAACGAAGTTGCGAAGCGAGAGAAGCAAAGAAGGGGCTAGGAAATGACCTTTGAGGCCGGAGAGGACGCTCTTCATCTTGCGAGCGCAGCCCTCGCAGTCCATCCTGACTTTGAGGGCCACGGTTTGCAGttgcttcttcctcttcttgcgGCCCACGTCCCTCAGCAAGTTGGAGAAGTATTCTATCGTTCCTTCCACTCccatcttctctcttcctttccgCTCTTCTTCTTTCGGTGTTCTTGCACTGAAAGTGCGAGTGACTAAGTGAGAAAGAGGGTGATTATCTGCGAGGTCAAGAGCTCGAGGATGGCTTTATGGGACAAGACTTGGCACTTGCTGTTCTGGCCACAAGCGCGGGGGGTTTATATAGCCGGGGCACCGGCCTAAAAACATGGCTTTACGGtatttgaaaaagtaaaagattaaaaaagaggGATAGAATTTCTTTGTAAATATGGACGAGAAggtttggtttttggtttttggtttttggtttttggtttattgggtttctttctttttcaagtagATGAAGTGGGGTCGCTGGTAGCTATGCCAGAAGCCGCACGAAACTTCTCTCCCAAAATGCCATGCCCTAAAGAGATGGATGTATATTCCTTCTTACCTTATAAagtagaaaagaagagaatggatTCAAATGGGCTGCTTTTTTTATCAGGGAAAAAACTCCATATTCTCTTTgcatgtgaaaaaagaaaaatttgtgattgattgatagaTAGAGTATAAGTTATTGATGGCAGTTATCTTATCATACACACACATTTATTTAGCATGGTTTGCTCAATATGTTAACAAGCGATGGGGATAGTTTGATTGTACAAACCTAATCCATGAAAGGGTATTTCTAAGACAAAGTCTATGATTGTACACTTTAACTCTAAATTGTTCCTTTAGTATATAACATAGATAGCCCTTATATTTAATCAAACTTAATCCATGGTCAACAAAAAAGATATTTAATTTTATGTAAATAAGTGATAGAAGCTCATCCATCAGCACTCACCATGCAAATGAATTCAAGAGCACAATATAAATTAGTTGGtgttataaaaagaaattgatatAGTAATTCAACATCATGATTCATTCATTTAAATCTAAGTTTATTCAATCAACAATTCAAATCAACAACCATTAGTTCTTGAGTCAAAAGCATAAAAAATGCTCTTGTCACGGTCTAAATTTTAGGATACGTACCACATGAAACAATTTTAgtaagaacttttttttttttttgtccttttatcCCTCTACATAGTATAAAGAAGTAGTTCAAATACAATGTACACGAAAAACATGGGGGCAAAAGAGACCAATTACATCCACCATCGTTCTTGCAAAGGAAAAGGAGACCTTGTCGGAAAGCTAGCAAAAATCAGAAGACTTTATCTTTTGTCCCCCAATCAGAGATAATACTAAATTAGCTTAACCTCCGGGAGGGCCCCTCTTTCAAATTCCGATGGCCGCCACGTTTCATCAGATCCAGCCAGACACTTGGAAACGAAAAGATCGACGGCTCCGATCCCACCACGCGGCGACCAAGAGAATCACCGATAGGTAAAAATTGGGAAGAGTGTTAGCTTAAACTTGTTGACATTGTCTACGATAttttgtccatttttcttataatttccctcttttttttccatctcgTTTCGGTGACTATGATTGGGCAGTATAATCCGGGACGGTGGGACTGTAGAAAATAAGGATGGGGTCGGCCTTTGGGACACGTGGCGGCATGTGGAAGCTCGTGCAATTAAAAATGAAGTCCCCAGCCAGTCCTTCCACCTGCATGAAGACGAcataaatataatttctttgGTCCACAAGGACGAAGGTCATTACTAAATTTCTGCAACATGATTGGTGCGCAGCCTGCATGGACGGTTCCTCGATCCTGAAATTCTGCCTTGGAATCTTACGAAGGAGGAGAAGGTCGTTCAAACGGCGTTTTCGGTGGGTAATCCTAATTAGGTGTTCACCGCCGACCAAAACGGAAGTTCTTTTTATCCACAAACGCGTCGATTTGATTTTGACCGTCCTAGGTTAGCTAAAGTCTAGCATCGGAGTATCTTGGAAGATTTCATATGGGAAAGTGACTTCAGCTGGCTTTTACTTTATCCCCGAATGATAAGGTAATGCTGTTGTTGataggaaaattatctaaaaaattcttaatttatcgcatttttaccaattcaatcataaacattttaattttatcaattgggtctcaaatatttttatattttatcaatatagattgtgtcaattttgattgaaaattattaacatgGACATCAGGCATGCTAAATTAATAGTGTTGAtatgaacattttttctttttttttgaatttttttctttaccttttttttggggggtgggggagAGCAATGGCCTGTGAGGGTTGTTGCGAGCTTGGGCAAGAGTTACAACACCTTTGCTAGATCTAAGCCAAGCAGGGGCTCATGTGCCCTCACTTTGACAAACAAGGGCTGCCAAGCCCTCGCTTGGCCATAGTGAAGACGTTACGGCCCTTGCCTAAAGCCAATCTTTACCGGCCATCactccaaaatccaaaaaaataaacttatATTAGAGTTCATACACTATGAAACTTATAAAGTTTATGAAATGTATAACTCGTTCATGTCAATGAGACTTGTATTAGAGTTATTGAAACGCTAAAGATAGGTGTGTTTCTTTCATTGCATAGCACATTGACATGACAACCGAAACA
The window above is part of the Eucalyptus grandis isolate ANBG69807.140 chromosome 6, ASM1654582v1, whole genome shotgun sequence genome. Proteins encoded here:
- the LOC104456630 gene encoding heavy metal-associated isoprenylated plant protein 24 → MGVEGTIEYFSNLLRDVGRKKRKKQLQTVALKVRMDCEGCARKMKSVLSGLKGAKSVEVDLKQQKVTVIGYVDQKRVLKAAKATKKKVEPWPYVPYTLVANPYVSQAYDKKAPANHVRDVPVTATITESTVDDHYTIMFSDDNPNACSIM